TGGATGGGTAATTCCTGTTTCAATTCTTCCCGGTGGGAGATGACAGCAATCAAGCGGCCCGAGCGTTGGTGGAGGTCCACCAGGGTATCCAGGGCCTGTTGGAGGGTTTCCGAGTCCAAGGTCCCGAAACCTTCATCAATAAAGAGCATGCCCACATCCACCGTCCCGGCTTCTTCCTGGATCACATCACTGAGTCCCAGGGCTAGAGCAAGCGAGGCTTGGAAACTTTCGCCCCCTGACAGGGAGTGGACGCTGCGTTCGCTAGCCGTATAGGAGTCAAAGACATTGAGGTTGAGCCCCTTGGCCTGATTGCCACCGATCTGGTCTTCCGCTCGTTTAAAGTAGTACTTGCCATTGGTCATTTGGTAGAAACGCTGGTTGGCCCGGTCGACGATCCAATCCAAGTAAATCCCTAAAATATAACGTTGGAAGGAAATCCGCTGGCTCTTGTTGAGCTTCCCATTAGCGACATCCGACAACTTCTTCAAATCGCCAAAGCTCTGGTAGCGGTCTTGGTAGTCCTGCCATAAATCGGTTAGGATGGCCACTTGGTCCTTGAGGCGGATTAAATCTTCCCGCTCCTGACTTAATTGGCTAGCGGCTTGGTCATAGCTTTGGTCGAGCTCGCTTTTTTCCTTTTGGTAAGTGGCTTGGTCTTGATCAATCGCCAAATCCTTTTCTTTTGCCTTTAAGGCCTCCAGCGACTTTTTATAGGCATAGACCTGGTTAGAATAGGCAGATAAGGCTTGACTGATGGCCTGCCAGTCACGGTCACTTTGGTGGAGGGCCTTGACCTGGTCATCACTAAGATCTGAATCTCTCCGAGCTTGGTCTAAACGCTTAGCAATGGCCTTAGACTGTGCTTGGTTTTTCTTGACCGCCGCTTCTTGGTAGTCCCGCTTGGTGGTTAAAACGGCAGCTTTTTCTTTCAGGGCTTGTTCTCTTTGGGCTAAGGTTTGGCCTAAACTTTCTAAATTGGCCTGGTCTGTCTTAAGTGCTTGTTTTTTTTCTTCTAAGGCAACCTGAGACTCTCCAATCAAGAGGGACTGGGTTTGCTTGAGCCGCTCTTTGACTTGGTTTAGATAAGCTTTTTGCCGGTTGACCTGGCCTTCATTTTTAGAAAGTTCCTGCTTGAGGGCTTGCAACTTAGTCTCTTGCTCTTTAACCCTTTCCTTTGCTTCAGCCAGGGCTTCTTGATTAGCCTGGTCTTTTTCCTGTTTCTCTTGGTAGGCAGCGCTGGCTTGGTCATAGGCGTCTTGGGCTTGATCTAAGCGATCTTGCCAGTCCCTAGCGCTAGCCTTAGGATCAAAGTTATATTGTTTGCATAAGTCGGCCCGGCTCTGCTTGTGGTAGTTAAGAGCTTGGCTGGCTGTTTGGTAGGCTTGGCTGGCATCTTGGGCCCGGGCTTCTAATTGGTCCACTTGCGCTTGGTCCAGATGCTCAGCAGAAGTGTCGGCACTGACTTGGGCTGGAGCGGGATGGTCCAAACTTCCGCAGACGGGACAGGGACTATCTGGCCTTAGGTCCTGGGCCATGATCCCCGCCAGATTGCGTTGGTAGGCCTGCTTGGCTTCCAGATAGGCCTGGTTAGCTTTTTGCCAGGTATCTTCCGCCTGGAGAAAGTCCGCCTTCCCCTTTTCAATGGCTTGGTCCCATTTTTTAATCTGGTTCAGTCCTGCCTTTAAATCAGCCAGTTGTCGCCCAGATTCTTTGACCGCTTCCTTTTCTTGGCTCAAACTGTCGGGGTCAAGAATGGCCTGGCTTAATTGTTTCACCTGGGCCTGACCTTTGCTGATGGCTTCTTCTAGACTAGCGACTTGGCCTTGCCCTTTTTGATAGCTGGCCTCTAGGTTTTCTAATTCAGTCTGACCGTCCTGGACTTCCTTTTGGGTGCTTGTATAAGTGGTCCAGTCCTTGAGACCTACTTGGACCCGATCGATCTGTTCTTTAATTTTGGGCAGACGGGCCAAGTTTTCTTTTTGGGCCTCCCATTCCTTATCATAGTCGGCTTGGGCAGCTTGATAATCTTTTTCCTCCTGATCCAGTCGGGCCTGACTTCGGGCCAGGTCCTTGGCCTCTGCTTGAGCCTGGGCTTGGTCTTTTAAAGCCTGGTAAAAAGATAAAGACGCCTGGTAGTTTTGATAGGCCGTTTTTAAATCAGCCATCTGGCTTTGCTTGGCTTCTAGGCGATCTTTTTCCTGGGCCAGGTCAGCCTGAGCGTCAAAGTAGTCTAAGACCTGGCTAAGATGAGTCCGCTTGGTCTCTAGGTTTTCTAACTTCTGCTCAGCTTGCTTGAAGTCTGCCTCTTTAGCCCCTAAGAAATCAGCTAAAATCTCGCCTATCTTGGCCTCTCCTTGGTCTTTTAAGCGACCTTCTAAAAGGGCTTGGTCTTCTGAACTAAGCAAAGTCTTTAAGCGTTCTTGGGCCGCATCATGGTTTTTCTTGAGGCGGTCTAAATCGCTCTTGATCTGGCTGTACTGGTCTTGCAAATAGTCCTGGAAGCGATTAATAGCCCCAGTATGGAAAATATGGGTAAAAATTTCCTCCTTGTCCCGGCTTGAAGCCTCCAGTAGGCGCTTAAACTCGCCCTGGGGCAGCATGACGATTTGGGTAAACTGGGACTTGTCTAAACCAATGGCTGCTTTGAGATAGTTTTCCAATTCGTTCTTCTTACCCGACACCAACTTGCCGTCGATTTTGACTTCCAGCACTTCAGAAGGATAGGCCTTAGACCGCCCTTCCACAGCACCGGGACCAGTTTGTTTGGGTTGGCGGTAGACCTGGTAGTGGTGGCCATCACTATCAAAAGTAAAGCGCACATAGGCCAGGTCCAAGTCCGTGGCAAAACGCGACTTGAGTTCGTTGGCTTCCCGGCTGGACCCCGAGGCACCCCCGTAGAGGGCATAGGTAATGGCGTCAAAGAGAGTGGTCTTGCCCGCCCCGGTATCTCCTGAAATCATAAACAAGCCATAGGGCCGGACCCGGTCAAATTCGATCACGGTCAGGTCCCGGTATGACCCAAAGGCATTCATTTCTAAACGTAAGGGAATCATGGTCCACTTCCTTTCTCACTCAGCTAGTCGTCTTCCTGGTCTTTTTGCGCCGCTAACCAGGCCGTCTCCACTGCTTGACTTTGTGTTTCGGTCAGAGGCTGGCCGAGTGTCTCTTGGTAGAAATCAGCAAAGAGCTCTAAGGGGTCAGCCACTTGGCGACTGAGTTTGTCTTTACTGATCTTTCCCTCGATCTGGGCGCTGACCTGGCCGATATTGACGTATTCCAGGTTCATAATATTGGGATACTTATCCCGCAGGCGGTTCATTCCGTCATGGACCGGCGTCTGGTCAGTCAGTTCAAAATAAATATAGTCCTCCGACTGCCCCGTTAAAGCCTGGTCAAAGCTAGTCTTAATGACACGAACATCGTGTTTGGGCTGAATCATATGCTTGGTGACTTGGATGGA
The nucleotide sequence above comes from Aerococcus urinae. Encoded proteins:
- a CDS encoding AAA family ATPase codes for the protein MIPLRLEMNAFGSYRDLTVIEFDRVRPYGLFMISGDTGAGKTTLFDAITYALYGGASGSSREANELKSRFATDLDLAYVRFTFDSDGHHYQVYRQPKQTGPGAVEGRSKAYPSEVLEVKIDGKLVSGKKNELENYLKAAIGLDKSQFTQIVMLPQGEFKRLLEASSRDKEEIFTHIFHTGAINRFQDYLQDQYSQIKSDLDRLKKNHDAAQERLKTLLSSEDQALLEGRLKDQGEAKIGEILADFLGAKEADFKQAEQKLENLETKRTHLSQVLDYFDAQADLAQEKDRLEAKQSQMADLKTAYQNYQASLSFYQALKDQAQAQAEAKDLARSQARLDQEEKDYQAAQADYDKEWEAQKENLARLPKIKEQIDRVQVGLKDWTTYTSTQKEVQDGQTELENLEASYQKGQGQVASLEEAISKGQAQVKQLSQAILDPDSLSQEKEAVKESGRQLADLKAGLNQIKKWDQAIEKGKADFLQAEDTWQKANQAYLEAKQAYQRNLAGIMAQDLRPDSPCPVCGSLDHPAPAQVSADTSAEHLDQAQVDQLEARAQDASQAYQTASQALNYHKQSRADLCKQYNFDPKASARDWQDRLDQAQDAYDQASAAYQEKQEKDQANQEALAEAKERVKEQETKLQALKQELSKNEGQVNRQKAYLNQVKERLKQTQSLLIGESQVALEEKKQALKTDQANLESLGQTLAQREQALKEKAAVLTTKRDYQEAAVKKNQAQSKAIAKRLDQARRDSDLSDDQVKALHQSDRDWQAISQALSAYSNQVYAYKKSLEALKAKEKDLAIDQDQATYQKEKSELDQSYDQAASQLSQEREDLIRLKDQVAILTDLWQDYQDRYQSFGDLKKLSDVANGKLNKSQRISFQRYILGIYLDWIVDRANQRFYQMTNGKYYFKRAEDQIGGNQAKGLNLNVFDSYTASERSVHSLSGGESFQASLALALGLSDVIQEEAGTVDVGMLFIDEGFGTLDSETLQQALDTLVDLHQRSGRLIAVISHREELKQELPIQLAVEMTPSGSQCHWQGLPGAEE